A region from the Brettanomyces bruxellensis chromosome 4, complete sequence genome encodes:
- a CDS encoding uncharacterized protein (BUSCO:EOG09260TDY): protein MSSRTIRKLENKNIEDELAEINSRLLEKSKGQKNGKKKVKQRVARNNFAVFLDEEEKEKEEEGVDSDTEKGINKINDNTKINESEERSAEDGKDTEEEDEKFVDAKERIKGNKKKNKRKKKKTSKAKTIDQIDEDELEKLLSQVELEDVKSGRRPKKEDESENVVLEPSGILTLDCRLFTAAMFRRCRRFVSPDKRYMDPDREYQGLFGKLSNAAIKDADSTASSFVTPEVLKQIKRMSRRVRGWGGSDHRSVPGRTRKLTLTKIRDDWIPTNRKPLVMEEMKEGELKALIRSKHPDDWDDAVDSQIKADTDAGIKYFRMTEGPLYSRALTTEFFISIAIEPDHESVIQLLQKAPYHLESILQVASILQRQGDKSNTNGLIERALFIFDWSLKNTFDIGSGCCRLPFEFYLNRQIYLSVFRYITVLTRKSTLYTAFNYCKLLFSFDPANDPYGVRYFIDYYAFVSDEFQYIIDLFNSPLIQCYEEWITPSMCYTASFCHWKLGHIDEAKEQLRMAVKRHPYTGYAILSKLLGASSLSSSYEWPTEKEVSKTVEIATAVYTVRVGQMLGDVQLKNFITEELKLLLFAKNAKDILQDDDKYYLNTLKEIPHNLLRHVILSDETSAMAKIPESFWSTHEVYEFDILPPDHGTKIYDYLDQNRAAEAVINRSAQEVDSQQIQQLIDQAHEAQQTRNNQQ from the coding sequence ATGAGTTCTAGGACAATTAGGAAGCttgagaataaaaatattgaggACGAGCTTGCTGAGATTAACAGTAGACTGCTTGAAAAGAGCAAAGGCCAAAAGAACGGcaagaaaaaggtaaaGCAGAGAGTTGCACGGAACAATTTTGCGGTGTTTTtagatgaggaagaaaaagaaaaagaagaggaaggagTGGATAGTGATACTGAAAAAGGCATCAACAAGATAAACGATAATACGAAAATTAATGAATCTGAGGAGAGAAGTGCAGAAGATGGCAAGGATacagaggaagaagatgagaaaTTTGTAGATGCAAAGGAGAGAATAAAGGgcaacaaaaagaagaataagagaaagaaaaagaagacatCAAAGGCGAAAACAATCGACCAGATCGACGAAGATGAACTTGAAAAGTTGCTATCGCAAGTTGAGCTAGAAGATGTGAAGAGTGGAAGAAGACCgaaaaaggaggatgaGAGTGAAAATGTTGTTCTAGAGCCATCGGGCATACTCACATTAGACTGCAGACTATTCACAGCAGCGATGTTTAGGCGGTGCAGACGATTTGTTTCACCAGATAAGAGATATATGGACCCAGACAGAGAGTATCAGGGACTATTCGGCAAGCTTTCGAACGCTGCGATCAAGGACGCCGACTCCACAGCATCTTCATTTGTTACACCCGAAGTTTTGAAGCAGATCAAGCGGATGAGCCGCCGGGTTCGTGGATGGGGAGGCTCGGATCATCGTAGTGTTCCTGGTAGAACACGAAAATTAACACTGACGAAGATTAGAGATGACTGGATTCCTACAAACAGAAAACCTTTGGTGATGGAGGAGATGAAGGAGGGTGAGCTGAAGGCACTTATCAGAAGCAAGCATCCGGATGATTGGGACGACGCAGTGGACTCGCAAATAAAGGCAGATACAGATGCTGGAATCAAGTATTTCCGCATGACCGAAGGCCCACTCTACTCTAGAGCACTAACTActgaatttttcatttcaatAGCCATAGAGCCAGATCACGAGAGCGTTATACAGCTTTTACAGAAGGCACCATACCATCTAGAGAGTATTTTGCAGGTCGCATCCATACTTCAGAGGCAGGGTGACAAGTCAAACACCAACGGTTTGATTGAAAGAGCacttttcatctttgacTGGTCCTTGAAGAACACTTTCGACATAGGCAGCGGCTGCTGTCGGTTACCGTTCGAGTTCTACCTCAACAGGCAGATCTACCTCTCTGTTTTCCGCTACATTACCGTGCTCACTAGGAAATCAACACTTTATACAGCCTTCAATTACTGCAAACTGCTCTTTTCGTTCGACCCGGCAAACGATCCATACGGAGTGCGATACTTCATCGATTATTATGCATTTGTCTCAGACGAGTTCCAGTATATAATCGATTTGTTCAACAGCCCGCTAATCCAGTGCTACGAGGAGTGGATCACTCCTTCAATGTGTTACACAGCCTCCTTCTGCCATTGGAAACTTGGACACATAGACGAGGCCAAGGAGCAACTCAGGATGGCAGTAAAGAGGCATCCATACACCGGATATGCCATTCTCTCGAAGCTTTTAGGTGCTTCTTCTCTGTCTTCCTCGTATGAGTGGCCGACTGAGAAAGAGGTGTCAAAAACAGTGGAAATTGCAACTGCCGTTTATACTGTGAGGGTCGGACAGATGCTTGGCGATGTTCAGCTGAAAAACTTTATTACTGAAGAGTTAAagttgcttctttttgcaaagAATGCCAAAGACATCCTGCAAGATGATGACAAGTATTACCTAAATACATTGAAGGAGATTCCACACAACTTGTTGAGACATGTGATACTCTCAGACGAGACATCTGCAATGGCGAAGATCCCTGAATCTTTCTGGAGTACTCACGAGGTGTATGAGTTTGACATTCTTCCACCAGATCATGGCACCAAGATTTACGACTATCTAGACCAAAATAGGGCTGCTGAAGCTGTCATAAACAGAAGCGCACAAGAGGTGGATAGCCAGCAAATTCAGCAGTTAATCGATCAGGCACACGAGGCACAGCAAACCAGAAATAATCAGCAATGA